The nucleotide window AGAAAATATCCTACCGGGATAGCTAGATCAGTGTCAAAATGAATGTGTTTGCAGGAAGAGTGGAGAATTCACATGCCGGCCATGCAAGTCTTGTTCCTGTCTGTCTACCTTGCATTATACGTCAAGTTGAGATGCAAATCCATGAGCTTGACATTGTAGCACACGATAATCCATAATGCACAAACACACACAAGCCTCTCCGTAACCGGGATCCCGCTCAACTATAGGTGGAATAGATACATATCAACGATGATATCAACAGTTATCCACTGTTGGTGCATAGTTCATGTTATACTGACAATAATACAATTATTGATACGTTGTCGATAAAGATCCCTCTCATCTACAGTTGAGCGAGATCCCACTTTAAAAAGGGCTACATATTATAACCAAAAAAAGTaggtctttttttctttttttctttttgtagacAAGATGGGAAATCCTAGGCCCAGCTGAGTACGAGCCAAGTGACTTCAACCTCAGTATCAAAGGAACCTTATTTTCAGATAGACACACAAAGCTGGCTCCAAAACACATTTGATATAAACTTGAGCTTTATCGTCTCACCTCTCTTGGCTTGGGTTCCTGACAATGTCATGCGAAGCATTACAGAATCGGTGAGTTCTTCAAAATCCTGTTGTTATACACGTTTGATGGAATTGTGGGCAAGCATGTTCCGTAACCGAATCAATGTTTTCGATTGAAGCAGCTGATGGCGACGGTGATGGACGACGTGAAGTTGGATGCGGTGTTGCTAGCAGATTATGACAAGTTCAAAACAGAGAAGCTCAAGACTGAAGTCTAAAAAGCACTACAAAGACAGAGAGGTTGTCTTTTATTCGTTGTATTATTAAATGTCATGTGTCAAAGTTTCTTAAGatataataaaatttgaaattgttcGTGAGAATGTGTCAACAGGAACTAGTTAAGAAGCGATATTAGGAGAGGCGAGAATTGAACTCAAGACCTCGATTTCATTGATTCATATCAAAATGATCTCGGTTTAATTGATTCATATACAAAATTATCCCAGATAACAATGCAAAAAAGGAGACAAAGATGGAGATGCAGGGGATCGAACCCTGTACCTCCCGCATGCAAAGCGGGCGCTCTACCATTTGAGCTACATCCCCAACTTGATATTCTTTGCTAGATAATAGCTTTAGATCCAAAAATATCACGTATGAAACTCCGCAAAGTACTTATATAAGatgatattctaaactactttAATTTATGAGATATATATTCAAAACTTGATGCAAGATAGGACAATATTCTAGTCAACGGACCTAACTTATATACATGTGACAACTTTTAAATGAATAGAGTAgacatttcttttttttgtttctcctGCAATCTTCTCTTGTTTTTGTCCATTAGTTCTCCTCTAATTCATTCAATTTACCAGCtagtaaaaattataaaattgcgAATGAAAGTGAAAAAAATCAGCCTAAAGAGAGCTAAGTCGTCATTACCACTAtataatcttcttcttcttcttctatagATAAAGGGAGAAGACAAAAACGGTGAATTTTTCATAATACCCAAATTACCCTTCTCTCGTAAGAATTAAAAAATCCACTCATAATGAGACTCTGGGTGGTTACGTTCATTATTTTTGATAACCAACGAAAGGGTTTCCTTCAAAATTCGCAAATAGGCCAAAAGAAATCTAACCGGTCACCAATTGCATTGTTTACATATCACCAGTAATCAGAGCAAGAACAAGATCCTTGCTTGAAGCAATGAAATCGATTCCGATCTCTGATCACAATCTCTCGGTTATACACATGGGAAACTATTTTCATAGCCGAATGACAGTCTACACATATACGCAGATTCTTGAAAACGTAAAGAGGCGAGCCAGATTTCGTGCTTATAAGCCCAAAACAGACTGCCAGCTTTTCGCTGTGGTGGAACAATGCCTGCTCTATCTCCTCCTGCTTATCTGCATCATCGTCTCCATTGTCAAAGCCGGAGAAAACTTGAGAATCGGTATTTGGGATGTAGCCTGCCAATCTCAATCTTTGTATCATCTCATCCAATTTCATGTAAATCTCCGTTGTTTTCGGGTGTGACTTATCTCCTGCGCTGAACTGATGAACTTGGCCACCAATATAAATTGAACTTATTCCGGGAAGCTTTCTTAAACCCCTATTCTTAAGATCCTGCCTCAGTAGGTTTGCCTTGTCCTGCTTTCCTCCCAAAGAATACATGTTTGAAAGCAGGAAGTGATAATCTGTGTTGTGGGGATCCAATTGAACCAGTTCTTGCAGCACGCGTTCACCAAGCTCTAGTTTTCCGTGGATTCTGCATGAACCGAGAAGGGAACCCAAAACAACCTCGTTCGGAGGCATTGGCATTTGCTTGATCAAGACTTGAGCCTCTTCCAAATGACCAGCCCTTCCTAGAAGATCAACCATACAGGCATAGTGTTCTATCTTTGGAGTTATGCCGTAAGATTCAAGATTGCGAAAGTAATGCCGGCCCTGATCAACAAGGCCCGAGTGGCTGCAAGCACTCAACAAAGCAACAAAGGTCAATTCGTCTGGCTTGGCTTCTTCGAGCATTTGAGGAAACATATTCAAAACAAGTTTACCCCTTCCATGCATTGCTAAACCACTGAGCAAAGCATTCCATGTCACCTCGTTCCTTCGATGCATTTGCTCAAAAACTTTTAACGCGGTGTCTACTCTACCACATTTTCCATACATATCAACCAATGATGTGCCAACCATGATGTCAATGTCATTCACCATAGTCTTTAAAGCATAAGCATGAAGCCAACTGCCCGTCACCCTATCTCCCGATTGTGCACATGCCGATAAAAACGAACAGAGGGTGACATAATTTAATCTCAAACCACAACCGAAAAGCATTTCTTCAAGAAGCGAAAAGGCTTCGCCGATAAGCCCAATACTCATATATCCAACAATCATAATCGTCCAAGCAACCTCATTTCTCTCAGGCATTTGGTCAAACACCACTCTCCCATTTCCCACGCCTTCGAATTTAACCACACCGTCCAAAATCACAGTCCACGATACTACACTCCGCTCCCCCGTTGCTTCGAACAGCCGTCTCGCCATACCCAATTGGCCACACTTGACATACATATCCATGGCCGCATTGCAGACCTTGACACTAGAATCCCAACCCACCTTCACCACGAACCCATGCCCTTGCTCCCCAACCTCAGCATTGCCCAGCCGAGCACACGCATTGAACAAGCAAGCCATGGCCACGTCGTCCACCTTCACGTCTTCTCTTCTCATTTCGACGAACAAACGAAGCCCAGATTGGAGCATTCCGTGGCGGGCAAAGCAGCCCATGAGGACGGTCCAGTCCACAGCGTCTTTGTGCGAGTGGGGAATTTCATCGAACAGCTTGCGGGCAGAGAATGGGCTGCCATGTGCAGCGCGGAAATGGAGGAGGGCATTGTGAAGGAATGAGTCTGGTGAGGCGGCGAGGCCACTGGTGACAACGGCGGCGTGGAGCTTCTTTCCGACGTCGACGGAGGATTGACGCGTGCATTCTCGTATAAGAGAACGGAGTTGGCGGGTGGGGAGCGATGTCAAGACAGTGTCGGTTGGCCATCTCATATGAGAGAGGCTGAGACTCGCAAATCTTATGTTTGGAATTTTGGACAAACAGGACACATAAGTTCACAACCAATTTATTCACGTTTCGTTTATACggtaaaaaaaatgaacagtttCAATTATCACGTTTGTATGAAAAAATGATAGCACGTTTACAAGAAGATGACTTTCCTTCTTACTCATTTCCTTAAAAAAGAGGGGTAAGTAGTGACGGACCATCATTTTCCACTCTTTTGGTGCACAGATGAGGCAAGTTAGGAATTGCATTCCATCCGTAGTTTCCATCAAGCAGATTCTCGAAGTATCAAACTAGGACCTCTCATTTTTTCCTTTACACTatatttggatgaagaaatttaagattactaaagaaatttaaaatgacGGTAATTGAAATAacgagattttattttttagaatttgtgaattttcttgtttggttaacctaaaagaacaatagaATTAAATATGagatttgttatttttaaactctcaatcatagaaattgagaaatgacacttatttacatgaaatttaaacttgggaattggaggtcccaaattccaagtttttttcaatgcagaaattctaaatttctatgtttatgaagccaaacaaaaaaattggagCATGTCAATTTCTAAATTATGACTTTTAtctaaatttcaagtttattttcttcGTCCAAACATAATGTAGAGAGCTGCTTTTCGCACTTTTCCACCGGAAAGGTGGGAAGTATTGTCTATCTCAAATGCAAAAATTCCGATTTACGATTAATTAGCTGTATGCAACATGCCCTAATCCAAATCATGAGTTGAGTAAAGCACACGTCCGTTAATGGTAAGCACAAGTTACACAACCAACAAAGAATGTTTGGAACGTATCAATATGTTTCCATTACTACACAATCAAGGATCTCCATCTTGACAAACTCAATTTGCACTCGAAAAACAAGGAGAATcgggaaaaatgaaaatctgTTTCGTTCGAAACACCCACAAGCTTGGCAAGAGAAAATGTCTTGGCTTATTTAAGTTTGAAGTACAAGACCAAAGCGATCGCAATGACAAGAACGCTGATAACTGCAATAATAAGCCACTTGTTCCTGTTCATCCTCCTCGCCATGGAAGTCAGGACTCTCTTGCTTTTCCCTATGTTGTCGTCCACTCCATGTAGCTGCAATCGAAGGAAAAAACAGTTAGATAAATGCACTGCCATTAAAGGAAATCGTGTCTGAAAGGTGTTGAGTAAATCATGTTCGAAAGGTGGTATGTCCAGAATCCAGACGGAAATCAGTATATTTTTAAACATTACTCAAGGAAGAGAAGGTGTGCATACTGCCACTAAACGTAAGAGGACGAGAGATGTAAAAGTAATTGCTCGCGGAaagatttgttaaaaaaaaaaaccctaaattaatagAGAGCCTGAAACGGTAATTACCGTGGTATGAGCATGTAACAGAGATTGTCTCTGTGAATGCAGATCTTGGAGGATTGAAACACCAAGCTCTTCTGTTTCCAGCATGGTTCTTCTGCTGTCCTTAACTCTGCCACTGGACTTGTTTAATCTCTCGGTTGACATCATtagccttgatctttgatcagcTGATGCCTATTTAAGTTTCATACGTCAGTAAGTATTGTAAAATCATTTATCCAGAATATCAAGAAAGGATGAGCACTTAGAGCAGATTCAGCAGAAGGCATGAGATACTCATTTTATGTCATGGAAAGCACACTAGTATCATCATTTATCACAAACAGAGCAAAAGCTAATCAGTatgacaaaaaagaaagtgcTAAGCGAAGAACAATTTTCAAAGTAACTCAACTTTTCATCATTTATGTGCATCTCAATAAAAAGTAGAGATACATTAATGCTAAAGGACGCTTCTTTCAAGAATCTTTGTTTCAAATTAGCAAGTGAAGTGACCATCATGTCAAACCAGAACTGATCATGTTCACTGATTCTATTGCTCGACCCAGTGAATTAGATTTTGATATAACTAAAGTAGCACACCGAAGTgaaatcttcctcaaaaaagTAGAACTCCAAGTTTCATGCCAAATACATATCAAGATCCATCACAAACTTGCTACCAAATAatgaatcaaatttaatatcttAAAATAACTATTCGAAACATAAAGGGAAGTTATGAGGATTTAGACATACTGTCAGAGCATCAGCCATGCCTGATTCCAGCAGCTCATCTCGGGCAGTTGCATACGCGTTTCCAGACACAAGTCTTTTAACTTCGCTTTTCAGATTATTCAGATCCGACTTATATTCCCTCAACTTAGCAAGAAGCACAGCCTTAACATTTGGTGGCAAACTTCTTGCCTCAAGGTCCATTTTCCGGATCTGAAATTTTTTAAGAAACATCACATCAGTACCAAGTACAATGAAATAACAGAAAACAATCCTCCCAAAGAGAATAGTTCAATCAATTACCAAAGATTCTGCATCATCGATTCCAGCCTTTATTTCAGAAAtcttttgcttcttttgttctGCAGATTAGAATAGAGGCAATAGTTCACAAAAATGTCAGTATCACTTAGCTTGATAAGCGAGAATAAGCATGTTAAAACCCCCCAACAAGCACAATTTGGGATATTAATCTTAAGTCCATCATTTTCGTATATATAGAAATTTGAAGATTACGTGTTTTCAGTAAATGTATACTGCACAAACCATTTCCTCTGTATACTCAAGTCACAAACTTCCAGCGGGTGTTGCTACAatattcaacaacaacaaagccttatcccactaagtggggttggctgTATGAATcgtagaacgtcattgcgcttgGTTCTGTGCTACAATATTCAACAACCAAAAAAATTCAGAATAAACTCCTCTTCCATCCATTTCAATGCCATTCAAATGTTGAAGAAATTTAGAGTCTAAATTGAGCACAATCTCAAATTAGATATCCTGCACAATTCAAGATCCGATCCAATTGCCTCGAGTaatttcaatccttttctttcCTGTTTTCTCCTCTAAATTGCAAAAGTCCACTTTTAAAACAACCATTATTAACATATTATGCATAATTCAAGCTGGTGGAAGCTTTACCAGCCTAATGACTTTCACCATCTTTTGAGACCACTAAGCCTATAGCTACCAGTAACTTTTCAACATCAAACAAAGAATCATAACTTTGCGGCAAAGCGGTAACAGTTAGAAACTTAGCAGTCCGGTGATCCAATATACACATATCCCCATTGAAAAGTTATTAGTTATTGTAATGTATTCCCCAACCAATCATAACGGGAACTTGGTTCTCGCGTGATTAAGGCAAATTGAATACATACATTACAATACACCATCAGGTTTATGCCACCCTCATGCTTAAATCAACAAAAAGACTCAAACTTTATCCTTAAAATCCATTACACCagcaaaattataaaaaaaaaaaaaaatcatctaaatACAGGGAATTACACACAGATATATTAAGTtcccaaaaaaaggaaaaaaaagaaaaagaaaagtgagaaaaaTTGACCTCCATCGAGAGCACCAGATGCCGTACACTTTTTGGTGAGGTTGGCGGAGAGCTCACTGTAGTTGCGCTCGTACCCTTCAAATACGCTGCTCATCTCTCCCTAAATTTCTCTCTGCATTCAATCCATCACACAATTTCAGCAATAATTCAGAAATAAAGCCCTAAATTGATCGAATTTGGAGATTATGATAACAATTTGAACGATCTGAGATCAATCGAATCGGAGGTAGAGACCTGATGAGATTGGAGATTCAGATGGATAGCCAGAGACGACGGCTGAGGGCGGTGGTGGTGTTGCTTTGCTTTCGAAGCGATCGGAACGGCAATGTGCGCGAAAAAGGAAGCCAACTAGTGTATTAATTTTGTGCGCACCTTCGGATACACTCACCGGCCATTGGATGCTCGGTCGCTACACTTGGCCCTTCTTGCTTACAACTGGGACGCTGTGGTTAGAGTTCGTTGGTGTATTAATATTGTGTGCACCCTCTTGTTAAATTTGGATGTTAATGAATTTCTTatcgaaaaaaaaaggagttttgCATGTGTCTATACACTAATTGAGGTACTCATGATATTATGATATTACTAATTGGTTTTGTAGTAGATgctgaattttttttcatgatATCATAATAAGTTGTTATATATGAAAAGTTCAACAGTTTTACGTGTTTCACATCATCCAATTTATGTTCTCTATGTgataggcttgaaaattcgtcatATGTGAGTGAGCGAGCGTGTTAAGAGTATGAATCTTACTTCTAAAAAAGAAGAGactttgcatgtgcttataactAATTGGACTCATTCTTATATTGTCGTTTAGTTTTATGATGGAACTTTAGTTTTCTTCAACTAGTCCCTTATGATTTGATTCGTAATTTTCAAGTACTTGATTATGGATTTCAAGGTGAAAACTACTTTTATAGTAAATACATAGAAGTGAAGTATCAAAATTTAAGTTCTTATTTTCAGTAAGCAAACATAGtgtgaaaatgactttaaactcAAACTCGATTCCCTAATTTACCGTGTTTAAATATATACTAAgggaggtgtattcaattggaaatttgagagattttaatggatttataaatccatgaatttttacggagtttaactgatttgtagagattctacttaaaattttgattcaattcccttaaAATCTTATgggaagaggtgagatttgtggatgcttaaaatacactacaaaatctctccaattccctctaattcctcaacttttccaaATTCTCTAAATCCTAATTGTAATTGAATatacctggaatgttataaatttctttaaaattctaattgaatacacgtgaatttctaaggattttaataaactatcttaaaatcctgattgaatacacattaaatttcagataatcacttaaaatcctgattgaatacccctagattcattaaaagaattaaaatccctcaaaatcccaattgaatacacccctctAACATTTACCTACACACTTTGAGTAtataacacatttttttagaaaatgagaaggagagagggataGGGAGAGAACGTGTTGGGGAGTGGGAggcttttggtttattttttatttttttaatattggaggtattttaacatcacatgtatgtgaggtttcaataaaaaaaccagtaaaatttggatatgtgaaattacattattgtccatcatttttttttgtgcgatagaagactaagtagatttcattaattaataaagataaaacccaaaattcatTCACAAATTAACATGTTGTTTTCTATTTTACCCGCTTCACGTTTCATATATTTCTAGTTAATTACACAAGATATTGTCATTAGCAGACAAGCCGTATGACCTAAAGACATTCTCATACTTATTTTCACATTCTACGTAAAATGTCTTAAATTCGACTTTCATAAATAATTagttcaatatcaaataatTGCAACCTCATGTAACTTCCTGAAGTATTTCCCATACAACCGACCCTTTTTTGTCCAAAATTTTACTCTTAGCAACACCTATGTTCAAAGCAAAATGTTGTCTAATTAAACCACGAATCGAAGTCGGTAATGAAGAACAACAAACAACTCTCAGGCGCAAAATCCCCATCCTACCCTCCCCTGGCCCTCGCTCTGACCCACAGCTCTCTCTGCTCGAAGTTCATAACTATCCTAATCTACCAATGCTTTCCTCCATCAAAGTTCGAAAATTGAAATCTGCCCATTTGAAGTCGATCGATTTCCTCCGAAGCAATGCTCCTTTCGGCGCTTTTAACGTCGGTGGGAATCAATCTCGCCCTCTGTCTCGTGTTCCTCACTCTGTATTCAGTATTCAAGAAGCAGCCCAGCAACCTCGGCGTCTATTCGCCGCGCTTGTTGGCGGCCAAGGGAGCGTCGGAGGAGAGCAACGGGTTCAATTTCGAGCGGCTCTTGCCGACGGTGGGCTGGGTGAGGACGGCGTGGCAGCCCTCTGAGGACGAGTTTCTGTCCCTCACCAGCTTGGATGCTGTCGTCTTCATGCGCATTTTTATCTTCAGGTTAGTGGGGGTAGAAAAATAGTGATATGCTGCTTGCTGGGTGTATTGAGAGTATTTTTGGGTGTATATTTGAgttgggttttgtttgttttgagcTTTTGATGCAGTTCGAGAGTATTTGGGTTTGCTGGGTGTGTTGAGTTTAATTGCTGGGTGTATTGAGAGTATTTTTGGGTGTATATTTGAgttgggttttgtttgttttgagcTTTTGATGCAGTTCGAGAGTATTTGGGTTTGCTGGGTGTGTTGAGTTTAATTGCTGGGTGTATTGAGAGTATTTTTGGGTGTATATTTGAgttgggtttttgtttgttttgagcTTTTGATGCAGTTCGAGAGTATTTGGGTTTGCTGGGTGTGTTGAGTTTAATTGCTGGGTGTATTGAGAGTATTTTTGGGTGTATATTTGAgttgggttttgtttgtttttgttaacCTATATCAGATGATTAACATATACTGTAATCTTGTATACTGAATCAAGaacagagaagaaagaaagagagactcGAGAGAAGTTTAGGAAGAGAAGAACTATATGTTGTATTTCTTACTGATTAAGTAATTACATGATGAgttcttatatatatactattacATATAACagctaactaactaactatacTAGGATTGTGACAAGTGTCACAATATTAAAACACTATActctaacatcccccctcaagaACATGCGGTGATgaaccaagcatgagattgcGGCAATGAGTTCGGAAAAGAGGACCACTCAAGCCCTTGGTAAGAATATCGGCAAACTGCTCTTGAGAAGATACAAATTGCACGGATAGTTGTTTCTGTGAGACCCTTTCGCGAACAAAATGGACGTCGACTTCGATGTGCTTGGTCTTTTGATGCTGGACAGGGTTGAAAGACAAGGCAATGGCTGACAGATTGTCACAAAAGAGGACAGGCACACTAGGTAAGGGAATGTGCAGAAAAACTAACAACTGTTTGATCCAATCCAACTCAGCAGATGTAAACGATAAAGCTCGGTACTCAGCTTCGGTTGAGGATCGAGAAACAGTTTGTTGCTTCTTAGAGGACCAGGAAATCGGAGGATTGGAATAAGGTTCCCCATCCTCCTTCAATAACCTGTTGTAAGGAAGACATGGGGTATCACACGGTTTGGCTTCAATCATTTCAGATTTAACCAACAAATCCTCAACATATTTGGTTTGGGACAGGAACAAACCATGTGCAGTCTTAGTGATTTGAATCCCTAAGAAGTAGTGGAGTAGGCCTAAGTCCTTGATATCAAACTCAGTGGTGAGAGCACTAATGACCTGTGTAATTGCATCAGAAGCATTGCCAGTTATaatgatgtcatccacatagagaAGCAACACCACAATTTCATGACCAACATGCTTAACAAATAGAGATGAGTCAGAATATGTGTTCTCAAATcccaaagaaggaagaaactgAGTAAAGCGGTCATTCCAGGCCCGAGGAGCCTGCTTGAGACCATAGAGAGATTTAATCAGCTTACACACCAGAGAAGGATGATTTGGATCTTCAAAACCTGGAGGTTGAGACATGTAGACCTCCTCTTGTAGAAGTCCATGCAAAAACGCATTTTTAACATCCAACTGGCGAAGAGACCAATTAAACTGAGCAGCCAGAGCAAGAACTAACCGTACAGTAGTAGGTTTCACTACAGGGCTAAAAGTCTCCCCATAATCCAATCCGGGTTCTTGACTGAAGCCCTTAGCAACTAACCGGGCTTTGTGTCTTGCAATAGACCCATCTGAGTGTCTCTTAATCTTGAAAATCCATTTACAGCCAACCAGGTTCTTGTTTGCTGGTAAGTGAACTAGACTCCAAGTGCCTTGAGCATGTAAAGCATTAACTTCTTCTTTCATGGCTGCTAACCACACAGGTACTTTGATGGCAGACTTATAACTAGCTGGTTCCACCAAGGATAGATCAGTGCCCCCAGAATCCTGAACACTGGCTAAGAGAGCCTTCTTTTTGAAAATCCCACTTTTGCTTCGGGTTTGCATAGGATGCAAATTAAGTGGAGGAATGGGCAACACTACTGACAGAGTATCAGGATTAAAAATAGGTATTTCTGATGCAGAAGTGGAACTAATATCAGGTACCACAGGGATCTGAGAAGAGACTTGGATTGGAGCAGTAATGGACTGAGAACTTGGAGAGACTTCAGGTAAATCCAAGGCAGAAGGTTGATGAGGTGATTCTGGGATAAATGAGACAATTCTATTTTCGGGAGTAACTATAGGGGCATGACAATTGAAACTAGGAGATGGATATACAACTCTATGTGCAGTGGAAACTGTGTTGGAAGATGCAGTCAATAAATCTGTGTAGGGAAAATGTTGTTCATCAAAGATAACATGCCTAGAAACAAACACTTTCTTTGTAGACACATGATAGCATAGATAACCTTTATATTTTGTGGCATACCCTAGAAACACACACTTTGTGGTTTTTGCTTGTAGTTTGGTACTATTATAGGGTTTGAGAAGGGGAAAACAAGCACATCCAAAAATTCGAAGATGTGTAAGTATTGGATATGTCCCAAATAGGATCTCAAAAGGAGATTGGTTATGAAGGACAACAGTAGGCATTCGATTGATGAGATAGGTGGCTGTTTGACAAGCATAAGACCAGAACTGATGTGGCAACTTGGCTGTTTGGAGCAGTGTGATAGTGGTTTCAATGATATGTCTATGCTTCCTTTCAGCTACCCCATTTTGTTCAGGGGTATAGGGACAAGATAATTGATGTGAAATGCCTTTGTCAAGAAGAAAATGTTTCAATTTGAGACTGGTATACTCTCCCCCCCCATCAGATTGAAGAATTTTAATTGAGGCAGAAAACTGAGTAACAACAAAGGAATGAAAAGCAACAAACGTAGAGAACAAATCAGACTTGTTTATTAAAGGGAAAATCCAGCAATATCTGGTACATTCATCTATAAAGATGGTGTAATATCTATAACCATCCACTGATATACATGGTGCAGGACCCCACAAATCTGTATGAATAGTTTCAAAAGGAATGACTGACTTCTTGACATGCTTTGGAAAAGGGAGCTTGCTAAATTTGCCTTCTAGACAGGTATGACATAGCATAGGTAACGAGGATTTGGGAACAGGTACATTAGATTGATGCAACATCAGAGAGACAACATTATTTGATGGATGACCTAACCTATGGTGCCACAAATCAGATTGAACAAGTTGTCCAAGAAAGGCCTTAGCTTGATTATTCTTCTGGAAATTGGAAGTGGACAAAGAGTGGATAGGATACAGCCCATTACTGCACAAGCCTTTGTAGAGGATCCTCCCTGTGGttttgtcctgaatccaaaaacaaaaagcatcAAATATAAGCCAGCAATTATTGTCAAGGCAAATGCGATGTACTGACAACAGGTTCTGAGTTAATTGAGGAACACAGAGCACAGAGGTCAATTTGATTGGAGAAACTGATGTATGAATAGTAGAATGACCAACATGAGATACTTTCAAACCTTCCCCATTTGCAGTGTGAATTGTTTCATTTGATGGATATGGTGATGCCAGGGACAGATTAGTCAAATCAGCTGTCATATGATTGGTGGCCCCAGAGTCCGTGAGCCACACTTGAGAAGGACCTGAAGAACTGGATGACTGAGGTGCAGAGTTGTGCACTGTGTGCATGGCTTGCATAGGGGGTTGCGGTGCATGAAACTGAGAAGGTGTGAATGAGGAATGCTGAGGAGGAGCTTGATAGGAATTATACTGAACAGGCGGTGGTTGCATAACATATGATGACTGTGGAAACACAGAAGAAGGGTTATGCATTCCCATGTAATTGGGACCCTTATCATTATGGAAGCAATACCAAGTGGTATGGTTACTTCGACCACAAATGTGACATTTTGTTGGCTCATGTGAAGAGGCTCCACAGAATGGGGCAGTATGTCCCGCAGAATTGCACAACTGACAAATGTGAGGCATGGGTGCAGAAGGACGACCAAACGGTTGACCAGGAGATGGACC belongs to Malus sylvestris chromosome 17, drMalSylv7.2, whole genome shotgun sequence and includes:
- the LOC126610900 gene encoding pentatricopeptide repeat-containing protein At5g15340, mitochondrial, which codes for MRWPTDTVLTSLPTRQLRSLIRECTRQSSVDVGKKLHAAVVTSGLAASPDSFLHNALLHFRAAHGSPFSARKLFDEIPHSHKDAVDWTVLMGCFARHGMLQSGLRLFVEMRREDVKVDDVAMACLFNACARLGNAEVGEQGHGFVVKVGWDSSVKVCNAAMDMYVKCGQLGMARRLFEATGERSVVSWTVILDGVVKFEGVGNGRVVFDQMPERNEVAWTIMIVGYMSIGLIGEAFSLLEEMLFGCGLRLNYVTLCSFLSACAQSGDRVTGSWLHAYALKTMVNDIDIMVGTSLVDMYGKCGRVDTALKVFEQMHRRNEVTWNALLSGLAMHGRGKLVLNMFPQMLEEAKPDELTFVALLSACSHSGLVDQGRHYFRNLESYGITPKIEHYACMVDLLGRAGHLEEAQVLIKQMPMPPNEVVLGSLLGSCRIHGKLELGERVLQELVQLDPHNTDYHFLLSNMYSLGGKQDKANLLRQDLKNRGLRKLPGISSIYIGGQVHQFSAGDKSHPKTTEIYMKLDEMIQRLRLAGYIPNTDSQVFSGFDNGDDDADKQEEIEQALFHHSEKLAVCFGLISTKSGSPLYVFKNLRICVDCHSAMKIVSHVYNREIVIRDRNRFHCFKQGSCSCSDYW
- the LOC126610910 gene encoding vesicle transport v-SNARE 13-like, yielding MSSVFEGYERNYSELSANLTKKCTASGALDGEQKKQKISEIKAGIDDAESLIRKMDLEARSLPPNVKAVLLAKLREYKSDLNNLKSEVKRLVSGNAYATARDELLESGMADALTASADQRSRLMMSTERLNKSSGRVKDSRRTMLETEELGVSILQDLHSQRQSLLHAHTTLHGVDDNIGKSKRVLTSMARRMNRNKWLIIAVISVLVIAIALVLYFKLK